Proteins encoded within one genomic window of Luteolibacter arcticus:
- a CDS encoding cytochrome P450, which translates to MTPRNTTEPERPFTGRLAEPPAFHHQWMLAGNPARFFERLIREHGDFIHYRGVIGFHLINHPALVHQVLKNTHRHYDKNSHVYNRFRNAFGDGLVTAEGESWKRQRKLLQPIFGPASIRRFFDLMRDSATGATERWSGRAANGEVFNIARDMERLTLEVAGRAFFSQAFDRTADRIGRWTLAINRYCAIPPLPVISDLRFPTPLNLRLRRVLSEYREFLRDLIRERMTGDMKDDLLGVLLTTKDEDTGEVMSEDEIAQEVLGMIIGGHESSSTALTWIWHELDRHPGVEQRLVEEIQAVCGDEPLTLEKIPQLKYANMVIQETLRLHPPFWFENRNTISDVELAGVHIPQGSMVVFSRYSLQRHPDFWDSPDEFRPARFDPDQPENPESSHAHIPFGSGPRVCIGRHFAMMELLVILTTVLQRYRVIVDSSDRHEMAARVTMVPKYGLKVRLEPRSSTPGR; encoded by the coding sequence ATGACCCCGCGGAACACGACTGAACCGGAACGTCCCTTCACGGGACGACTCGCGGAACCGCCGGCGTTTCACCACCAGTGGATGCTCGCGGGAAATCCGGCCCGCTTCTTCGAGCGGCTGATCCGGGAGCACGGCGACTTCATCCACTACCGCGGCGTCATCGGCTTCCACCTGATCAACCACCCCGCGTTGGTCCATCAGGTCCTGAAGAACACCCACCGCCACTACGACAAGAACAGCCACGTCTACAACCGCTTCCGGAATGCCTTCGGTGACGGCTTGGTCACCGCCGAGGGCGAAAGCTGGAAGCGCCAGCGCAAGCTCCTGCAGCCGATCTTCGGCCCGGCATCGATCCGGCGCTTCTTCGACCTGATGCGGGATTCCGCCACGGGTGCCACGGAACGCTGGTCCGGCCGCGCAGCGAATGGAGAAGTCTTCAACATCGCCCGGGACATGGAGCGCCTGACCCTCGAAGTCGCCGGCCGCGCGTTCTTCAGCCAGGCCTTCGATCGCACGGCGGACCGCATCGGCCGCTGGACCCTCGCCATCAACCGCTACTGCGCGATCCCGCCCCTCCCGGTGATCTCCGACCTCCGCTTCCCCACGCCCCTCAATCTCCGGCTGCGCCGCGTGCTCTCCGAATACCGCGAGTTCCTTCGCGACCTCATCCGCGAACGAATGACCGGCGACATGAAGGACGACCTGCTCGGCGTCCTGCTCACCACCAAGGACGAGGATACCGGCGAGGTAATGAGCGAGGACGAGATCGCCCAAGAAGTCCTGGGTATGATCATCGGCGGCCACGAATCCAGCTCCACCGCGCTGACCTGGATCTGGCATGAGCTCGATCGCCACCCGGGAGTCGAGCAACGATTGGTCGAGGAGATCCAAGCAGTCTGCGGCGACGAACCGCTCACCCTCGAGAAGATCCCGCAGCTCAAGTACGCCAACATGGTGATCCAGGAGACCTTGCGGCTTCATCCGCCCTTCTGGTTCGAAAACCGCAACACCATCTCCGACGTCGAGCTTGCCGGAGTCCACATCCCCCAGGGATCGATGGTCGTCTTCAGCCGTTACTCGCTGCAACGCCATCCGGATTTCTGGGACAGCCCGGACGAATTCCGCCCGGCCCGCTTCGATCCCGACCAACCGGAAAACCCCGAAAGCTCGCACGCTCACATCCCGTTTGGGAGCGGTCCGCGGGTCTGCATCGGCAGGCATTTCGCCATGATGGAACTGCTCGTCATCCTCACCACCGTCCTGCAACGGTACCGCGTGATCGTTGACTCCAGCGACCGCCACGAGATGGCCGCCCGCGTGACCATGGTGCCGAAGTACGGCCTCAAGGTCCGCCTCGAACCCCGCTCCTCCACTCCCGGCCGATGA
- a CDS encoding FAD/NAD(P)-binding protein, which yields MAPKRLAIIGAGSSGLVTLKHALERLPGWEIVCFEKGGTTVGRWGNPYPGFVSTSTKYTTQFACHRKWDSRADPAQRQAKGDFFQGDEYGRYLLDFVATHNLAPHIHLHTTIRKISRDPQGWRLWLDDGSPREEVFDRLVICTGLAENVQSIDAPIPTVTPYDPVPANKTVVVFGGGESAADFAHRLADPALGNKVFLSLKNGVRVSPRYHPIRGVPSDFLRNRLLLSIHPDLRNAIGQKFVEARIRHQQWFERVFKSSPPGPEPTTGFIARRKFWDAKLTARAKDDLFNVFHTKSDGFLDDVADGRIQIIGPPCDEGHRRYHDFDRTSTIDIEPDMLCPMIGFRSGLAELSGGEILISDFHLASLHARHDDLFLVGFARPIIGNIPTMSEMQAKLVTGILAGRYERPPNLATLQAEARERLLRDFPTLNTETIHPVEMFPYCDQLARMMSSYPELRKVGSLRRWLKIQLSPASTLHYLDEDYDPRQMDTQVIHSPRVITVLLFLIKLLLDLPYRALRGKGVRKSSQTSLSLAAEPP from the coding sequence ATGGCTCCTAAACGACTGGCCATCATTGGTGCCGGCAGCAGCGGCTTGGTAACTCTGAAGCACGCGCTGGAGCGGCTGCCCGGCTGGGAAATCGTCTGCTTCGAGAAAGGCGGCACCACCGTGGGTCGCTGGGGAAATCCCTATCCCGGCTTCGTCTCCACCTCCACGAAGTACACCACCCAGTTCGCATGCCACCGAAAGTGGGACTCGCGGGCCGATCCGGCGCAACGGCAAGCCAAGGGCGACTTCTTCCAAGGCGACGAATACGGCCGCTACCTGCTAGACTTCGTCGCCACCCACAATCTCGCCCCGCACATTCATCTCCATACCACCATTCGCAAGATTTCGCGGGATCCGCAGGGCTGGCGATTGTGGCTCGACGATGGCTCGCCGCGTGAAGAGGTCTTCGACCGCCTCGTGATCTGCACCGGCCTCGCGGAAAATGTGCAGTCGATCGACGCGCCGATTCCCACCGTGACTCCATACGATCCGGTCCCAGCCAACAAGACGGTGGTGGTCTTCGGCGGTGGCGAATCCGCGGCAGACTTCGCCCATCGGCTCGCCGATCCGGCACTGGGTAACAAGGTCTTTCTGTCGCTGAAAAACGGCGTCCGCGTGAGCCCGCGCTACCACCCGATCCGCGGCGTGCCTTCGGACTTCCTCCGCAATCGCCTGCTGCTCTCGATCCATCCCGACCTGCGAAACGCGATCGGCCAGAAGTTCGTCGAAGCCCGCATCCGGCATCAGCAATGGTTCGAGCGCGTCTTCAAGTCATCGCCTCCCGGACCGGAACCAACCACCGGATTCATCGCGCGGCGCAAGTTCTGGGACGCGAAACTAACAGCCCGCGCCAAGGACGATCTCTTCAATGTCTTCCACACCAAGAGTGACGGCTTCCTCGACGATGTCGCTGACGGCCGCATCCAGATCATCGGCCCCCCTTGCGACGAAGGCCACCGCCGCTACCACGATTTCGACCGCACCTCGACCATCGACATCGAGCCCGACATGCTCTGCCCGATGATCGGCTTCCGCTCGGGCCTGGCCGAACTCTCCGGCGGCGAAATCCTGATCAGTGACTTCCACCTCGCATCCCTGCATGCCCGCCACGATGACCTGTTCCTCGTCGGGTTCGCACGGCCGATCATCGGCAACATCCCGACCATGAGCGAAATGCAGGCGAAGCTCGTAACCGGGATCCTCGCGGGCCGCTACGAGCGCCCGCCCAACCTCGCCACCCTCCAGGCCGAAGCCCGCGAGCGTCTGCTGCGGGACTTCCCCACCCTCAACACCGAGACCATCCACCCTGTGGAGATGTTCCCCTACTGCGACCAGCTCGCCCGGATGATGAGCAGCTATCCGGAGTTGCGGAAGGTCGGCTCGCTTCGCCGCTGGCTGAAAATCCAGCTCTCGCCCGCGTCCACACTCCATTATCTCGACGAAGACTACGACCCGCGACAAATGGATACCCAGGTGATCCACAGCCCGCGCGTCATCACGGTGCTGCTGTTCCTCATCAAGCTGCTGCTCGATCTTCCCTACCGGGCGCTGAGGGGCAAGGGCGTGCGGAAAAGCTCGCAAACTTCGCTTTCCTTGGCGGCCGAACCACCGTAG
- a CDS encoding autotransporter-associated beta strand repeat-containing protein: MKSPIHLSSFAALVLVPVCHAGLVFSWETGTEGWSSSAGNPAVTGDETVVSTTTTGATEGTQSLAVSTPMGVAGGWHGMWYSTPTQIDLDPATRQALFTGATEIKLDVSYPNPGYNSWYGDAKVELIIQGDGVNWTPLGEFAVPVGGAPQTYTWPVTVGNAQALANGTWGKLVLKFTYGNGGSNSPNAVFHLDNLRSTVVIVEPPIADYFWKGGTSASWADLNWTTDPEGTTAAGPIVSDGSKTVAFTAAEADNFTTVLGADQNMLAMVFTAGSGLIEVGGTHNLTLGANGILSEANSGPAILNTTGQIILGANQLWANQASSIFTVDSQVAGSGKLTTGGSGTTLLNAANVHTGGTAVQQGSLVLGNAQALGPATTSVTVAGGTIDLNGFSPTIGGLAGSLGGVITNTAPEAATLTLDDDTGSTFGGALNASSFGEPLSFVKTGSGTLVLNGTGTFTGNVSVQEGQVTASSFANGVPNATNFGNAQTAGRTITVESGAVVMLGTNNIFGNQQGDASLLPTLVLNGGFLDASRYNLIGPVSLVGGVLSQSASDAGTYQGYQFKGNLTVTGSAPSIIQSPTGKANHLSTDTVFDVADATGDELADLIVSNPLTNQSGDFASATGGLTKSGAGTMALQATNTYTGTTRVSAGTLSLGTASLGDDSTVEIAAGAFLQLDHSSTDTINRLVIGEDEQEEGIYGAIDSGAEHETPRITGTGFLLVVADPFLTWMTGFPSLIGVDAEKSADPDHDGLTNLDEFALDGNPASGAPNGKVRRRVETVGADQALVITLPVRQDAAFTGTAPAVATVAADGVTYEIAGSNDLSVFDQNVSEVTPALTGNPVMPDLNAGWIYRTFRLDGAVGGGTPRGPKGFLRAKITPAP; the protein is encoded by the coding sequence TCCATCTCAGCAGCTTCGCTGCCCTCGTGTTAGTCCCAGTTTGCCATGCCGGGCTCGTCTTTTCCTGGGAAACCGGAACCGAGGGCTGGTCGTCGTCCGCGGGCAATCCGGCAGTGACCGGCGACGAGACCGTGGTCTCTACCACGACCACGGGAGCGACCGAAGGCACCCAGTCGCTCGCCGTCTCCACCCCGATGGGGGTCGCTGGCGGCTGGCACGGGATGTGGTATTCCACCCCGACGCAGATCGATCTGGATCCAGCTACCCGCCAGGCGCTTTTCACCGGAGCGACCGAGATCAAGCTGGACGTCTCTTATCCGAATCCCGGCTACAATTCGTGGTATGGCGACGCGAAGGTCGAGCTGATCATCCAGGGCGACGGCGTGAACTGGACGCCGCTCGGCGAATTCGCCGTGCCGGTGGGTGGGGCACCACAGACCTACACCTGGCCAGTCACCGTGGGCAATGCCCAGGCACTGGCGAATGGCACGTGGGGCAAACTGGTGCTGAAGTTCACCTACGGCAACGGCGGCAGCAACTCGCCGAACGCGGTGTTCCATCTCGACAACCTCCGCTCCACCGTGGTGATCGTGGAGCCACCGATCGCCGACTACTTCTGGAAGGGCGGCACCAGTGCCAGTTGGGCGGATCTCAACTGGACGACCGACCCCGAGGGCACAACGGCTGCCGGGCCGATCGTCTCGGACGGCTCCAAGACCGTCGCATTCACCGCGGCCGAGGCGGACAACTTCACCACGGTGTTAGGCGCGGACCAGAACATGCTGGCAATGGTCTTCACCGCCGGTTCCGGACTGATCGAGGTCGGTGGCACCCACAATCTCACGCTTGGTGCGAACGGCATTCTCTCGGAGGCAAACAGCGGGCCGGCCATTCTCAATACCACCGGCCAGATCATCCTCGGCGCGAACCAATTGTGGGCGAATCAAGCCAGCTCGATCTTCACGGTGGATTCCCAGGTCGCGGGAAGTGGCAAGCTGACGACTGGCGGGAGCGGCACGACCCTGCTCAATGCCGCCAATGTTCATACCGGAGGCACCGCGGTGCAGCAGGGGTCGCTGGTGTTAGGAAACGCGCAGGCGCTCGGGCCGGCGACCACGAGCGTCACGGTGGCCGGCGGGACCATCGATTTGAACGGCTTCAGCCCGACCATCGGCGGACTCGCCGGTAGCCTGGGTGGCGTGATCACCAACACGGCGCCTGAGGCCGCGACGCTCACGCTCGACGACGATACCGGCAGCACCTTCGGTGGCGCGCTCAATGCGAGTTCCTTCGGGGAGCCGCTTTCGTTCGTGAAAACCGGCAGCGGCACGCTGGTGCTGAATGGCACGGGTACCTTCACCGGCAACGTCAGCGTTCAGGAAGGTCAGGTGACCGCCAGTTCGTTCGCCAACGGGGTGCCTAACGCAACCAACTTCGGAAATGCCCAGACCGCCGGCCGCACGATCACGGTGGAAAGCGGAGCGGTGGTCATGCTGGGCACCAACAACATCTTCGGCAACCAACAGGGCGATGCATCGCTGCTGCCGACGCTCGTCCTCAATGGCGGGTTCCTCGATGCCAGCCGCTACAACCTGATCGGCCCGGTGTCGCTGGTTGGCGGCGTGCTTTCCCAGTCGGCTTCCGATGCTGGCACCTATCAGGGCTATCAGTTCAAGGGCAACTTGACGGTGACCGGCAGCGCCCCCTCGATCATCCAGAGCCCCACCGGCAAGGCCAACCACCTTTCCACCGACACGGTCTTCGACGTGGCCGACGCAACCGGCGATGAGCTGGCGGATCTGATCGTCTCCAATCCGCTCACCAATCAATCCGGCGACTTCGCGAGCGCGACCGGTGGCCTGACGAAGTCCGGCGCTGGCACCATGGCGCTGCAGGCGACCAATACTTACACCGGCACCACCCGCGTCTCCGCTGGAACCCTCAGCCTGGGAACCGCGAGTCTGGGCGATGACTCGACGGTCGAGATCGCGGCGGGGGCCTTCCTGCAATTGGACCACTCGTCCACCGACACGATCAACAGACTGGTGATAGGCGAAGACGAGCAAGAAGAGGGGATTTACGGAGCGATCGATTCCGGAGCGGAGCACGAAACCCCACGTATCACCGGCACTGGCTTCCTGCTGGTAGTGGCGGATCCCTTTCTCACTTGGATGACCGGGTTTCCCTCGCTGATCGGGGTGGATGCAGAAAAGTCCGCCGATCCGGATCATGACGGGCTGACGAATCTCGACGAGTTCGCCTTGGACGGGAATCCGGCGAGCGGAGCGCCAAACGGGAAGGTGCGCAGACGCGTCGAGACCGTCGGAGCGGACCAGGCATTGGTCATCACCCTGCCGGTGCGCCAGGATGCCGCCTTCACGGGCACCGCGCCGGCCGTCGCCACCGTGGCCGCGGATGGGGTGACCTATGAGATCGCCGGGTCCAACGATCTTTCGGTTTTCGACCAGAATGTCAGCGAGGTGACACCGGCTTTGACCGGCAATCCCGTGATGCCTGACCTCAATGCCGGTTGGATCTACCGCACCTTCCGTCTTGATGGCGCGGTGGGAGGGGGGACGCCTCGCGGGCCGAAGGGTTTCCTGCGGGCGAAGATCACCCCCGCTCCTTGA
- a CDS encoding DUF6999 family protein, whose translation MKAFPFLTDYVNETFTKEKTRWDYIFLRPVLQVFYFFLRIVLFPLKYLIHRTPYGFEGRCIDGILAFGMKYFATNEAVEMVVRHVQIEPLLYRHLLAEDSHVEGTKRKFNGIDGDYNVDSLLEMVRNNLTIGHDELSYELVDRFDKKAFLADLDRIRHRMPEDHMLFSKRAMDSTREHSFQLIGITNVVIMIVIVITLFGDLRTTVKALNSFDSDAVLLWAMKHLYARDQSVLTDLDFYLQVDSNRGHYNSSVFFSNPSQYLHSHIAFDEYAYQVLRERPPVGGPQIALS comes from the coding sequence ATGAAGGCGTTCCCTTTCCTCACCGACTACGTCAACGAGACCTTCACCAAGGAGAAGACCCGGTGGGACTACATCTTCCTGCGGCCGGTGCTCCAGGTGTTCTACTTCTTCCTGAGGATCGTGCTGTTCCCGCTGAAATACTTGATCCACCGGACGCCCTACGGCTTCGAGGGCCGCTGCATCGATGGCATCCTTGCCTTCGGGATGAAATATTTCGCGACCAACGAGGCAGTCGAAATGGTGGTCCGCCATGTCCAGATCGAGCCGCTGCTCTATCGCCACCTGCTTGCAGAGGACTCCCATGTGGAAGGGACCAAGCGGAAGTTCAATGGCATCGATGGCGACTACAATGTGGACAGCCTGCTCGAGATGGTTCGCAACAACCTGACCATCGGCCACGACGAACTCTCCTACGAGTTGGTGGACCGCTTCGACAAGAAGGCCTTCCTCGCCGACCTCGACCGCATCCGCCACCGCATGCCGGAGGACCACATGCTTTTCAGCAAGCGCGCGATGGACTCCACTCGCGAGCATTCATTTCAGCTCATCGGCATTACCAACGTCGTCATCATGATCGTCATCGTGATCACCCTGTTCGGAGATCTCCGGACCACCGTGAAGGCGCTCAACTCCTTCGACTCCGACGCCGTCCTGCTGTGGGCCATGAAGCACCTCTACGCCCGCGACCAATCGGTGCTGACGGACCTCGATTTCTACCTCCAAGTCGACAGCAACCGCGGGCACTACAACAGCAGCGTCTTCTTTTCCAATCCGAGCCAGTATCTCCACAGCCACATCGCCTTCGACGAATACGCCTATCAGGTCCTGCGGGAGCGCCCCCCGGTCGGCGGCCCGCAGATCGCCCTGTCATGA
- a CDS encoding glutaredoxin family protein — translation MPELPILYIKPGCPWCDDVVNYLAKKKIPVKVMVVSGNREAMQEMINLSGQSKAPTMDWHGEVLADFGVEELVPFLREQGAI, via the coding sequence ATGCCTGAACTGCCCATCCTCTACATCAAGCCCGGTTGCCCATGGTGCGATGACGTCGTCAACTACCTCGCCAAAAAGAAGATCCCCGTGAAGGTCATGGTCGTCTCCGGCAACCGCGAGGCGATGCAGGAAATGATCAACCTCTCCGGCCAATCGAAAGCGCCGACCATGGACTGGCACGGCGAGGTGCTCGCCGACTTCGGGGTGGAGGAACTGGTACCATTCCTCCGCGAGCAAGGAGCCATCTGA